CCCCACTGAGGCCGATTGGCCCACCTCAGAGCCAGAGTAGACTCGTCCTAGAGGGGAGCTACTGGCGCGGAACAGTCCCTGATGTCACACTGGTAGGATAGCAATGGAGGCATCAATCTGCTCAAGTCTCTGGGCTGGCAGGCTTTATCATTCGATCTATATCATTCGATCTAGTAGTTGCGACTGCTGGCAAGTCAGATAGCGCTCAGATGTAGAGCGTTGGCTAGCTCAAACTATTTCGCCTTATCTGGCTCAATCTATAGCTCTATTCACCCTTGAACTCAGCTCCCGAGAATGGCTTCAGAACCGCATCTCAACAGCATTTTAATCGTCGAAGATAGTAAGGGCCGCCGAGAGATCACTCTGGATGGGTCGGTGTATTCCATCGGTCGCGACCCCAAGTGTGATATACGGCTATCATCCCAGTTTGTGTCTCGTCACCATGCCACGTTGGTGCAGCTACCCAAGGACGACAATTCCTATTACTACCGCATTGTCGATGGCAATCTGAAGGGCAAGCCTAGTGCCAATGGCATGTTGATTAACGGCCGCAAATTACAGGCCCATGATTTGAAAAACGAAGACGAGATCGTATTTGGCCCCCAAGCTCGCGCGATTTATTATCAGCTCAAGCGAGATGCCTCCTCCACCTTACCGCCAGACGAATTCGACATTACCCTCATCAGCCCCAACATGGTAGAAGAG
This portion of the Halomicronema hongdechloris C2206 genome encodes:
- a CDS encoding FHA domain-containing protein, with the translated sequence MASEPHLNSILIVEDSKGRREITLDGSVYSIGRDPKCDIRLSSQFVSRHHATLVQLPKDDNSYYYRIVDGNLKGKPSANGMLINGRKLQAHDLKNEDEIVFGPQARAIYYQLKRDASSTLPPDEFDITLISPNMVEEETDEKMAEDDDGMEPPSISKH